The window GGCGCGCTATGCCGAAGGCAAAAAAGCGCCAGACGCGCAAGCCCGATCAGAATCGAAGCCAGGCGGCCTCGCGCCGCTAACAACCAGCCAGGTGAACCATGACCACACAGCAGCTTCCCGTGAAAATAGCCGGCCTGGGCTGGTACCTGCCGGGGCGGCGGGTGACCAGCGCCGAGCTGGCCGGGCGCTACGGCACACCACCAGGCCTGATCGAGCGCGCCACCGGCGTATACGAGCGGCGCTACGCCGGCGGCGAGACGGCCGCCGGCATGGGTGCGGCCGCTGCGCGCATGGCGCTCGAGCGCGCCGGCATCGGCAGCGGCGAACTCGACGCGATTATCGGCGCGTCGTCGGCGCCGCAGCAGTGCATCCCCTGCACCGCCGCGCTGGTGCAGCGCGAGCTGGGCGCGCCCGAGGGCCACAGCCTGTGCTTCGATATCAACGCCACCTGCATGAGCTTCATGGTCGCACTGCACACCGCCGCCCAGCTGGTGGCGGCCGGCGTGTACCGCACTGTGCTGATCTACAGCAGCGAGATCGCCTCGCCGTCGCTCAGCCCCAGCACGTGGGAGAGCGCGGCCCTGTTTGGCGACGCAGCCGCAGCGGCGGTGATTACCCGCAGCGCGCCCCACGAGCCTAGCGCGATCTGGCACGCACACTTCGCAACCTACAGCGGCGCTGCCGGCCTGGCACAGTGTCGCGGCGGCGGCACACTGCACCACCCCAACGACCCACGCACTACCCCAGAGATGAACATGTTCGAGATGCAGGGGCTGGCCCTGTTCCGCCAGGCCATGCGGATCATGCGCCCGTTCGTCGACGAGTTCTTCAGCACGCTCGGCTGGCAGCGCGAGCAGGTCGACACGGTCGTGCCGCACCAGGCCAGCCGCCACGGCGTCGAGCAGCTCAGCGATCGGCTGGGCTTCCGCGCGG of the Candidatus Kouleothrix ribensis genome contains:
- a CDS encoding beta-ketoacyl-ACP synthase III (FabH; beta-ketoacyl-acyl carrier protein synthase III; catalyzes the condensation of acetyl-CoA with malonyl-ACP to initiate cycles of fatty acid elongation; differs from 3-oxoacyl-(acyl carrier protein) synthase I and II in that it utilizes CoA thioesters as primers rather than acyl-ACPs) gives rise to the protein MTTQQLPVKIAGLGWYLPGRRVTSAELAGRYGTPPGLIERATGVYERRYAGGETAAGMGAAAARMALERAGIGSGELDAIIGASSAPQQCIPCTAALVQRELGAPEGHSLCFDINATCMSFMVALHTAAQLVAAGVYRTVLIYSSEIASPSLSPSTWESAALFGDAAAAAVITRSAPHEPSAIWHAHFATYSGAAGLAQCRGGGTLHHPNDPRTTPEMNMFEMQGLALFRQAMRIMRPFVDEFFSTLGWQREQVDTVVPHQASRHGVEQLSDRLGFRAAQVFTNLATRGNCVAASVPLALAEAEQGGRIRRGDRVLLIGTGAGLTVGALALTF